The Osmia lignaria lignaria isolate PbOS001 chromosome 1, iyOsmLign1, whole genome shotgun sequence nucleotide sequence TtggtttatatttttttaaattttctttgccaAGCCACTCTTTTTAGGGTGATTTGTTtcatcaaaaataatttattaggaCCTTCCAATTAATTTGATTGGAATTTGAGcctgattttataaaaatattttatttgtcaaATTTAAGATACATTCGCAATAGAAATATTAActtacaatttaaaatagatacAGTGTCGATCAacaatgatttctatattatttttaatacactCTGTATAACGGTGAACCAAGAGGACAAACAGGTAGAGCGTTCACCTGGCCGAAGGAAGACGAGGAACGTGTAGAGGTTACGAAAGTGCAAGTCCACACTTTCCTCGTTTATTTCAGATGGCGCCGAAAAGAGCGATCTACCTGCTCCTGGTGACCTTGGCCCTGAGGGGAAGCCAGTGTAGCACGAGATACTACGTAAAGATGAGGACGAACGCGTCCGAGTTGTTCAAGACCAGAGGGGACAACTCGAGGGTGCTCGAACAGCCAATCGCTGCCACGAGCAGTCCATTGTACGACGAAACCAGAGATCACTTTCAAGATGATGATCAAAGAATGATAAAAGATTTCCCAAGAACCGATGACGAGTCGAGGAACAGTTTTGAAACGTCCACGTTTAATCCGGACGTCTTGAATAAGTTCCTTGAAGAGTATGCTAGCAAGATAAAGAGCAGCACCGAGAAGTATCAGAAGCATCCATTCAGGGTCGTGAAACCTTCCGAGGCTCTTGCACTAGAGGTGGATGTCCCAACTGCACAGCCAACAAGCAGCAGCTCTGCTCAGGTCACCAAACCTGAAGAAGATGGGGCGAATGCTACTCTGGCTGAAGCAGGGGTAAGATTTGGATGCAAGATTTCTTGTTGAAGAGTTGGATAGAAGGTTGATTTTGAATTGAGGgactttgatgaaatttaagGATTATAGTCAGATTGGGAtaccaaattttttaattgataattaaacagATAGTTAAGATTTGGGTAGACTGTACCTTGAACTTGAAGATAGACAATTACTTGCAATGAAATGCAAGGTACTTTGATTGTAGATTTGATAATTAGATTCAATTGGCTAAGAATAggcaaaaatttaaaataagacaTTTTCAACAAAAGTTTCTGAAGCTACGTATTTAGCACGTCTCCCCGTTTGCCTCAGTTAAGCGACAGTCTAAACGACACCCTAAAGAGGAACAAATACTATGGGGCAAACTCGTACGAAGATAGAAACGGCTGGGTGACTTTAGAAGCAATCCCCTGGTCGAAGAGTAAGATTTCAAAGTGGCAAGCGACACCCAGCACCCAACAGCCTTGGCCGGAAGTGAAACCATGGGAGAAACCAGGCATGGGTAAACCCTGGGCTTCGGATTACTCTGTCAGACCAATCTACGAAAACAATAAACCATGGTGAGAAATCACCGGTGATTTCTCTCTTCAGAAGATCACGATTAAACAATTTCTCTAATTGTCAATTTAATTACTAGGTACGAGAAGCCAAAACCAAATTGGCCAGAGAACAACGAGAAACCATGGCAGAAACCCACGACACGACCATCTTATTACCCAGACAAGGTCGATGAAGGTCAGGCTCAAAAATGGCCTCCAGAAAGACCATCCTGGAATAAGTATACCGATCGTCCCAACAGTGATATCATCACTGACAATCGTCCAGCTAATTTCCCGAGTTCTTGGAACAACAGGCCTCAAACAGCGAAACCTGGTTATCAGTATCTGGATAGATTCTCTGATAAGAATCAGGCAGAAGAGAATAACAATGATTGGCATGATTTTCCCTCGAGATTTGATGATCGTCTACGACCTTCCACTGATAGACCAGCCTTCTCTCAATATCAATATGTCAACAATCATCCTCAGAGTTATCCTGGTAATGGGGATGGTCAATGGGTACTCTTGTCCACCAACAGAGGTTACTCGAAAGCTAGACAGAGATCGATGAAGATCGATACCACGAATCCGTTACAGAATGGAAGCAAGAGTATTCGGGTGAAGGGAGAGGAGGCCGATCCTGCGATCCCTGTGATGACTTCGAAGAGACAGGTTAGGCTAGATGATCAAAGAAGTTCTTATCgatttttataatgaatttgaaaaaatttatttcaaatgttGTGCAATAATTCTTGTATAATGAACGATAGTTAGcgtttgttgaaaattgaacgaGCTGTGCTTGCATAAGGGGATGATTGCAGGAGTCGTTTGTAGgcgtttatttaattaaatctcgTTAACTACTCTCAGAAAAAAAGATAGGAATTTATGGCgatcaaaaatgaaattttataatgttcttttataaatttcaatcagGACAACCCtcgataatattttgaaaaattaaagctGATGATTGTATTTTGATTGACTATGCTTGCAAAATGGCAGGCACTTGATGAAATATCGTTTACCTAGGTCAGGTTGACGGTGTTACCGTCGATCAACGGCACGAACACGACCACCTCGCACGGAGGTCTCCTGGAGGTGGAGAAGACCTTCAAGAGCGTGGATCAGAGTCAAAAGGAATACGAGATGAAGAGACAAACCCTGCCGGTGATCCTGAAGAAAAGACCGATCAGAAATACTCTCGGGAATCAAGCGTCTAATTCGGCTGTCTTGGCTGCCGTTAGTGCAGGTTAATTAATTCACTCTAATTAGAGATTTAGAGAAATTTAATAGACCATGAATCAGAACTGACCCAGCGATTTTAAGAGAGAGACGCTAATTATATTGAAAgagatttatatttattattataggaATATTACCGGCAACTATGGCGATGATGATACCAATGATTCTCGGCCGTCGAAAGAGGGACATAAAAGCTCCTCAATCAAGATTACTCAATTATGATAATTCAGTAATGAATATTCATGATCCCACGAATCAACGTGTAGCCCGCGAAACAAGGCTTAGGTAGAGGAATTAATGTTGAAAGAGAAAGTCTTTGATAATTCGTGAGAATAAGGTGGATGATCGAAGAGAATTTAGAGGAACACTGAAAATCTTATTTAGTGCTGGGtgtaattgtataaaaaataagtatcaattttaattactttttccatTCGTAGAAGTtagttgaattattttattgaaacttcGAGTAATGAACTTGAAATTGAAGCagcaaaaattatatattaaaaatgaatttataatgtaAGTTCATagataacatttattattattttctattatagtGTGTCTGGGAAACACATTTCTATTGCAAAATAACAAACAAAAGAAATTATCACTGAAGACAATGCAATTATTGCCACACTCGTGATTATTATCAGtgattcattaattaatcaataacaaattaaaatacaCATGTTCATTGCTCtttgtttataaattaatacttgCAATTTTATCATAAGAAAAAGAACCTGCTATCTCGTATATTGTATAATtagcaataatttttaatttatccaaCAAACGTCTTCCTATAGGGATTAAAACATcagatattaattttcattgaatttttatcacgcatatatttacatatatgtcAGGGTATTATGATAATAAtctactatttatttatttatttatttatacgtttatttataatatactttACATTTCGTTCGTTCGCTTAAATACTTAAATAAAAGCATAAGTATCAACGAAGGATATTCGAGAATTCAAAGGAGTtacgttgaaaataaataagaaaatagaatttttcgTCGGAAGTTCTCCAAAACCTTTCTTCCCTCTTTGAAAAATCCTATTTTTCTAACGTTTACATTAAAATTTCCAATCATTTTGTCTTGAATAATTTGTAATACAATTTTACATAGAAAATTATAGTTAAATTGCAAATGTTGCAAATTAGAAAATTGCAAGTCTGAAAAATGTGAAGAGTATTCTTGTTAATTCgagtattataatattaagagAGTCGTCTGAGTCTAAAAGCTAAAATATCTTCGTTATTTTTGGAAAGAAGAAATCTTTACAATTcttcatattttaaaaatttgccAAGAAATCATCGACCATATTTCTTTGAACAATttcaaaagaataataaaaggtATCCTAAAAAGAAGAGATATCCTTCAGCAATATCAAAAACAAGGAAGGTATTTCAGGTATTCAAGACCAGACCGCCATCTCTCTAAAACAGTCTTCCAATGAGAAAAATTattcctttgaaaattcttgaaagACGCGAAGACACGATATTCAGCTTCAATAGAAGCGTCGCGACGACCTATTGTAACGATCGAAGCAGCCGTCGCTTCAGTCCATTGTTAGGTTCCTTACAGGAACCTCTTCACTCTTCCCCGTTGATCCTCTTCTGCACGTGGCCGAGATATCTAGCGAAACTCTCGCTGGCGTGTTTAAGTAACGTCAAACCAAGTCTGAACTTGATCTCAGCGACCTTCTTCACGAAGTTGAAGAGAGTGAAACCGTTCTGCTCGGGTGGCTTCGTCGTGGTCAGATCGATTGTGTCAACATTGCTCTGTTCAGTCGTCTTAGAACTCGTCACGTTATCTTCAGAATTAACCTCTGTGCTCGTCGTCGACGAAGTGGAAGATTCGACATCTTCTTTAATTGTTGAAGAAACCGTAGAAGTGTCTGCATTCATGGTACTGGTCTCCAGAGTCTGACTCTTCGTGGTAGACT carries:
- the LOC117606074 gene encoding uncharacterized protein LOC117606074 isoform X1, with the protein product MAPKRAIYLLLVTLALRGSQCSTRYYVKMRTNASELFKTRGDNSRVLEQPIAATSSPLYDETRDHFQDDDQRMIKDFPRTDDESRNSFETSTFNPDVLNKFLEEYASKIKSSTEKYQKHPFRVVKPSEALALEVDVPTAQPTSSSSAQVTKPEEDGANATLAEAGLSDSLNDTLKRNKYYGANSYEDRNGWVTLEAIPWSKSKISKWQATPSTQQPWPEVKPWEKPGMGKPWASDYSVRPIYENNKPWYEKPKPNWPENNEKPWQKPTTRPSYYPDKVDEGQAQKWPPERPSWNKYTDRPNSDIITDNRPANFPSSWNNRPQTAKPGYQYLDRFSDKNQAEENNNDWHDFPSRFDDRLRPSTDRPAFSQYQYVNNHPQSYPGNGDGQWVLLSTNRGYSKARQRSMKIDTTNPLQNGSKSIRVKGEEADPAIPVMTSKRQVRLTVLPSINGTNTTTSHGGLLEVEKTFKSVDQSQKEYEMKRQTLPVILKKRPIRNTLGNQASNSAVLAAVSAGILPATMAMMIPMILGRRKRDIKAPQSRLLNYDNSVMNIHDPTNQRVARETRLR
- the LOC117606074 gene encoding uncharacterized protein LOC117606074 isoform X2; translated protein: MAPKRAIYLLLVTLALRGSQCSTRYYVKMRTNASELFKTRGDNSRVLEQPIAATSSPLYDETRDHFQDDDQRMIKDFPRTDDESRNSFETSTFNPDVLNKFLEEYASKIKSSTEKYQKHPFRVVKPSEALALEVDVPTAQPTSSSSAQVTKPEEDGANATLAEAGLSDSLNDTLKRNKYYGANSYEDRNGWVTLEAIPWSKSKISKWQATPSTQQPWPEVKPWEKPGMGKPWASDYSVRPIYENNKPWYEKPKPNWPENNEKPWQKPTTRPSYYPDKVDEGQAQKWPPERPSWNKYTDRPNSDIITDNRPANFPSSWNNRPQTAKPGYQYLDRFSDKNQAEENNNDWHDFPSRFDDRLRPSTDRPAFSQYQYVNNHPQSYPGNGDGQWVLLSTNRGYSKARQRSMKIDTTNPLQNGSKSIRVKGEEADPAIPVMTSKRQVDGVTVDQRHEHDHLARRSPGGGEDLQERGSESKGIRDEETNPAGDPEEKTDQKYSRESSV